One stretch of Vicia villosa cultivar HV-30 ecotype Madison, WI unplaced genomic scaffold, Vvil1.0 ctg.000159F_1_1_3, whole genome shotgun sequence DNA includes these proteins:
- the LOC131624743 gene encoding membrane metalloprotease ARASP, chloroplastic-like, whose translation MVIYLSPSPPSHSTSIIKFSNSKRPILESPLKFKTHFSKSLLSPSFTSPNVKLTTKKPFLQQSRNRVVDFRTCAIGGFDYGSFEGPQSVLEAAAVLTAIIVVHESGHFLAASLQGIHVSKFAVGFGPILAKFNAKNVEYSIRAFPLGGFVGFPDNDPDSDIPVDDVNLLKNRPILDRIIVVSAGVVANVVFALVIIFVQILAVGLPVQEIFPGVNVPEVRPFSAASRDGLLSGDVILEVNGNEFVRPGPNSVSEVVDVIKSSPKKYVLLKVKRGGEDFEIRVTPDESFDGTGKIGVQLAPNIKLSKVRPKNAMEAVTFTAKEFLGLSSNVLDGLKQTFFNFSQTASKVSGPVAIIAVGAEVARSNIDGLYQFAAILNINLAIINLLPLPALDGGTLALILVEAARGGRKLPIEVEQRIMSSGIMLVLILGLYLIIRDTLNLDFIKEML comes from the coding sequence ATGGTCATATACCTCTCTCCCTCTCCACCTTCCCATTCAACCTCCATCATTAAATTCTCCAATTCAAAGCGACCCATTTTAGAATCTCCCTTAAAGTTCAAAACCCATTTCTCAAAATCACTTCTTTCTCCTTCATTCACTTCCCCAAACGTGAAACTCACCACCAAGAAGCCGTTTTTACAGCAAAGCAGAAATAGGGTTGTGGACTTTAGAACCTGTGCTATTGGTGGATTTGATTACGGAAGCTTTGAAGGTCCTCAGTCTGTGCTTGAAGCTGCTGCTGTGTTGACAGCTATCATTGTTGTTCATGAAAGTGGTCACTTCCTTGCTGCTTCTCTTCAAGGGATTCATGTGAGTAAATTTGCTGTTGGGTTTGGTCCTATTTTAGCTAAGTTTAATGCGAAAAATGTTGAGTATTCCATTAGAGCTTTTCCACTTGGTGGATTTGTAGGGTTCCCTGATAATGATCCGGATAGTGATATTCCTGTTGATGATGTGAATTTGCTTAAGAATAGACCAATCTTAGATAGGATCATTGTGGTTTCAGCTGGTGTTGTTGCAAATGTTGTTTTTGCATTAGTTATTATATTTGTTCAAATTCTAGCTGTTGGTTTGCCTGTTCAAGAGATATTTCCTGGTGTGAATGTTCCCGAGGTTCGGCCTTTTTCGGCCGCATCTCGTGATGGATTGCTTTCGGGGGATGTGATTCTTGAAGTTAATGGGAATGAGTTTGTTAGACCTGGTCCGAATTCTGTTTCTGAAGTTGTTGATGTCATTAAGAGTAGTCCCAAGAAATATGTTTTGCTTAAGGTAAAGAGAGGGGGAGAAGACTTTGAAATTAGGGTGACACCGGATGAGAGTTTCGATGGGACGGGTAAAATTGGAGTTCAGTTGGCTCCGAATATTAAGTTGTCTAAGGTTAGACCAAAAAATGCAATGGAAGCTGTAACGTTTACTGCGAAAGAGTTTTTGGGTTTATCGTCGAATGTTCTCGATGGGTTAAAGCAGACATTTTTTAACTTTTCTCAGACGGCTAGTAAGGTTTCGGGCCCTGTAGCTATTATTGCGGTCGGCGCAGAAGTTGCGCGGTCGaacattgatggtctgtatcaatttGCTGCTATACTTAATATTAACCTTGCGATTATAAACCTTCTTCCTTTGCCTGCTTTGGATGGAGGAACATTGGCGTTGATTCTCGTTGAGGCAGCTAGGGGCGGGAGAAAGCTACCTATAGAAGTGGAGCAACGGATCATGTCGTCGGGAATTATGCTTGTTTTGATTCTCGGGTTATACCTTATTATTCGCGATACTCTTAACCTTGATTTTATCAAGGAAATGTTGTAA